The following coding sequences are from one Mesorhizobium onobrychidis window:
- a CDS encoding slipin family protein has protein sequence MIFGYVAYLVAALVVVMFLSAAIRILREYQRGVVFTLGRFTGVKGPGLIILIPFVQQMVKVDLRVVVQDVPPQDVISRDNVSVKVNAVLYFRIVDAERAVIQVEDFMTATNQLAQTTLRSVLGKHELDEMLAERDKLNSDIQEILDQRTDAWGIKVSDVEIKHVDLNENMVRAIAKQAEAERLRRAKVINADGEQQAAAKLVEAGKMLAGTPQAMQLRYFEALHDIAGERSSTVVFPVPMDLLGHFIKQDGEK, from the coding sequence ATGATCTTCGGTTATGTGGCCTATCTGGTAGCAGCGCTCGTCGTGGTCATGTTCCTGTCCGCGGCCATTCGCATCCTGAGGGAATATCAGCGCGGTGTGGTCTTCACGCTCGGCCGCTTCACCGGGGTCAAGGGGCCCGGCCTGATCATCCTCATCCCCTTCGTGCAGCAGATGGTGAAGGTCGACCTGCGAGTGGTGGTCCAGGACGTGCCGCCGCAGGACGTGATCTCGCGCGACAACGTCTCGGTGAAGGTGAACGCGGTGCTGTATTTTCGTATCGTCGACGCCGAGCGGGCGGTGATCCAGGTCGAGGACTTCATGACCGCCACCAACCAGCTGGCACAGACCACCTTGCGCTCGGTTCTCGGCAAGCATGAACTCGATGAAATGCTGGCCGAACGTGACAAGCTCAACAGCGATATCCAGGAGATCCTCGATCAGCGGACCGATGCCTGGGGCATCAAGGTCTCCGACGTCGAGATCAAGCATGTCGACCTCAACGAAAACATGGTCCGCGCCATCGCCAAGCAGGCCGAGGCCGAACGGCTACGGCGTGCCAAAGTGATCAATGCCGACGGCGAACAGCAGGCGGCGGCAAAACTCGTCGAGGCCGGCAAGATGCTGGCCGGGACACCGCAGGCCATGCAGCTGCGCTATTTCGAGGCTCTTCATGACATCGCCGGTGAGCGCTCGTCGACTGTGGTGTTTCCGGTGCCGATGGATCTGCTCGGTCATTTCATCAAGCAGGATGGGGAGAAGTGA
- a CDS encoding xanthine dehydrogenase family protein molybdopterin-binding subunit: MTVHEIRTRHGDPKRGDASDGAIFAEAVGGRLSRVDGPAKITGAAKYAVEQQLEGLSHAVLVESTIAAGKVRSIDTAAAEAAPGVLLVLTPDNVLRLNTATDWLGTPPPDAPYCPLARDITFSGQHVAAVVAESFEQAVAAAALVKVAYDETPAIVDLDDPKAGDGIPIDTMTKEWGDAQAAFAAAPVRICAAYNTPREYQTPMEPHGLIAHWQGDRLTVWEPSQWLDGMARTYAEWFGVPFENVRLVSPYIGGGFGSKAFAYGYGAVAAIAAKMLGRPVKLAVTRPQTFTAYGGRAATRQTVALGADAEGRIQSIVHRGVNETSVDGMWVEPLGSVTSIMYATPNFSSRQNVVRVNTVVPGALRAPGENPSAFGIESAIDELAYEVGIDPLEIRLRNYAEQDPEAKKPWSTRQLREAFATGAEAFGWSKRSLQPRSMRDGNQLIGWGVAAGTYPVRRAYGEAMVRILADGSVEVESSSIDMGQGTYTILAQTAAEVVGVPAENVVVKLGDSRYARAGVTGGSRLAGVMTGAVHKAATAALDELVGLAISDPNSPFHALQANTLVVANGRIASPRGDGPEVSIAELLGSVGRSQIEAMGDTMPANSTADDRYKNYTTIATALSHTEGDHSRHSWCAHFIEVRVDEDFGTVRVSRVVSALDSGRLYNPKLAESQWKGGIIMGIGQALLEEGIVDRRHGRIVNNNLADYLIATNADIPDIEVISVGIPDPHSSALGGKGVGELGIVGVAPAIANAVFHATGKRVQDLPITLEKLI; this comes from the coding sequence ATGACCGTTCATGAGATCAGAACCAGACATGGTGATCCGAAAAGGGGCGACGCATCGGACGGCGCCATCTTCGCAGAGGCAGTGGGCGGGCGGCTGTCGCGCGTCGATGGTCCGGCCAAGATCACCGGTGCCGCAAAATACGCAGTCGAGCAGCAGCTCGAAGGGCTGAGCCACGCCGTCCTCGTCGAGAGCACGATTGCGGCCGGCAAGGTGCGTTCGATTGACACGGCTGCGGCCGAAGCAGCGCCGGGCGTGCTTCTGGTGCTGACGCCGGACAATGTGTTGCGCCTCAACACCGCAACGGACTGGCTGGGCACGCCGCCGCCTGACGCACCCTATTGCCCGCTGGCGCGCGACATCACCTTCAGCGGTCAGCATGTCGCGGCGGTGGTGGCCGAGAGTTTCGAGCAGGCCGTTGCGGCCGCAGCACTGGTTAAGGTCGCCTATGACGAGACGCCGGCAATCGTCGATCTCGACGATCCCAAGGCCGGCGACGGCATTCCGATCGACACGATGACCAAGGAATGGGGCGATGCGCAAGCGGCTTTCGCCGCCGCCCCGGTGCGGATCTGCGCCGCCTACAACACGCCGCGCGAATACCAGACGCCGATGGAGCCGCACGGGCTGATCGCGCACTGGCAGGGCGACCGGCTGACGGTGTGGGAGCCCAGCCAATGGCTCGACGGCATGGCGCGGACCTATGCCGAATGGTTCGGCGTGCCGTTCGAGAATGTGCGCCTGGTCTCGCCCTATATCGGCGGCGGCTTCGGCTCCAAGGCGTTCGCGTACGGCTACGGCGCGGTGGCGGCGATTGCCGCGAAAATGCTGGGACGGCCGGTGAAGCTCGCGGTCACAAGACCGCAGACCTTCACCGCCTATGGCGGACGGGCGGCGACGCGCCAGACGGTGGCGCTCGGTGCCGACGCCGAGGGACGGATCCAGTCGATCGTGCATCGCGGCGTCAACGAGACTTCCGTCGACGGCATGTGGGTCGAGCCGCTCGGTTCAGTCACCTCGATCATGTATGCGACGCCGAATTTCTCGTCGCGCCAGAATGTCGTGCGGGTGAATACCGTTGTGCCGGGGGCGTTACGCGCGCCGGGCGAGAACCCGAGCGCCTTCGGCATCGAAAGCGCCATCGACGAACTGGCTTACGAGGTCGGCATCGATCCACTGGAAATCCGGCTCAGGAACTACGCCGAACAGGATCCGGAGGCGAAAAAGCCGTGGTCGACACGGCAGTTGCGCGAGGCTTTCGCTACCGGAGCTGAGGCCTTCGGCTGGTCGAAACGCAGCCTTCAGCCGCGCTCGATGCGCGACGGCAACCAGCTGATCGGCTGGGGTGTTGCCGCCGGCACCTATCCGGTGCGGCGCGCCTATGGCGAGGCGATGGTGCGCATCCTCGCCGACGGCTCGGTCGAGGTCGAAAGCTCGAGCATCGACATGGGGCAGGGCACCTATACGATCCTGGCGCAGACCGCTGCCGAAGTGGTGGGCGTGCCGGCTGAGAACGTCGTGGTGAAGCTGGGAGACTCCCGCTATGCCCGCGCCGGCGTCACCGGCGGGTCGCGGCTGGCCGGCGTGATGACGGGCGCCGTGCACAAGGCGGCGACTGCCGCGCTCGATGAGCTGGTCGGGCTGGCGATCAGCGATCCAAATTCACCGTTCCATGCGCTGCAGGCCAACACCCTGGTCGTTGCCAATGGCCGCATCGCTTCACCGCGTGGCGACGGCCCTGAAGTCTCGATCGCCGAGCTGCTCGGCAGCGTCGGACGCAGCCAGATCGAGGCGATGGGCGACACCATGCCGGCCAATTCGACGGCTGACGATCGCTACAAGAACTACACGACCATCGCGACGGCGCTGTCGCACACCGAGGGCGACCATTCCCGCCACAGCTGGTGCGCGCATTTCATCGAGGTGCGCGTCGACGAGGATTTTGGCACGGTTCGCGTGTCGCGCGTGGTGTCGGCGCTGGATTCGGGCCGGCTCTACAACCCCAAGCTCGCCGAAAGCCAGTGGAAGGGCGGCATCATCATGGGCATCGGCCAGGCGCTGCTGGAGGAAGGCATCGTCGACCGCCGCCACGGCCGCATCGTCAACAACAATCTGGCCGACTATCTCATCGCGACCAATGCCGACATTCCCGACATCGAGGTGATATCGGTCGGCATCCCCGACCCGCATTCCTCGGCGCTCGGCGGCAAGGGTGTGGGCGAACTCGGCATCGTCGGCGTGGCGCCGGCGATTGCGAACGCGGTGTTCCACGCCACCGGCAAAAGGGTGCAGGATCTGCCGATCACGCTGGAGAAGCTGATCTAG
- a CDS encoding diacylglycerol kinase: protein MKKTVVRVVCAIGQAGQLGLNGGLPWEGNRSPEFVADVARFFDVTRGHVLLAGPKTIASVPDFARADRELVVVRSSMDPEDTLQRFAGRVVFIGGGPPVWDAYARFVSHWDVTRLPYDGPADRWFDARWLTGGGEVARNHATNEGSARFDPGNI from the coding sequence ATGAAGAAGACTGTCGTTAGGGTTGTCTGTGCCATCGGCCAAGCGGGGCAGCTCGGCCTCAATGGGGGCCTTCCCTGGGAAGGCAACCGGTCGCCGGAGTTCGTCGCCGACGTCGCACGGTTTTTCGACGTCACGAGAGGACACGTCTTGCTCGCCGGCCCCAAGACGATCGCAAGCGTTCCGGATTTTGCTCGCGCGGATCGGGAACTTGTCGTTGTTCGCTCCAGCATGGATCCCGAGGACACGCTCCAACGCTTTGCCGGCCGTGTCGTTTTCATCGGCGGCGGTCCACCGGTGTGGGACGCCTATGCGCGCTTCGTCAGCCACTGGGATGTCACCCGGCTGCCCTATGACGGGCCGGCGGACCGCTGGTTCGATGCAAGATGGCTTACGGGAGGTGGCGAGGTTGCCCGAAATCACGCGACCAATGAAGGCTCGGCTCGTTTCGATCCGGGGAACATTTAG
- a CDS encoding SAM domain-containing protein — MDIAKWLRSLGLQQYEQAFRDNDIEAETLTQLTADDLVALGVTSIGHRRKLLAAIAALRANSDTAATSTTRSLAAISGTAPPLLEAERRQLTVMFVGVVGSTALAGRLDPEDMREVIGTYHRCVARLNRNSWSRIQLSTFPAEELRPS; from the coding sequence GTGGATATCGCGAAATGGCTACGGAGCCTCGGCCTGCAGCAATACGAGCAGGCTTTTCGCGACAACGACATTGAAGCTGAAACGCTTACCCAGCTCACGGCCGACGATCTCGTGGCGCTCGGGGTCACATCGATTGGTCATCGCCGCAAGCTGCTCGCCGCTATCGCCGCCCTGCGCGCGAATTCGGATACAGCGGCCACCTCGACCACGCGATCCCTGGCGGCGATCTCAGGGACAGCCCCGCCGCTTCTAGAGGCTGAGCGGCGGCAGCTAACGGTCATGTTCGTTGGCGTCGTCGGCTCGACGGCACTCGCAGGCCGCCTAGATCCGGAGGACATGCGCGAGGTCATCGGAACCTACCATCGCTGCGTCGCCAGACTGAACCGAAATTCCTGGAGTAGGATACAGTTAAGTACCTTCCCTGCCGAGGAGTTACGCCCTAGCTAG
- a CDS encoding TetR/AcrR family transcriptional regulator, whose product MASQPPATPKDKPDATAAKPLRADAQRNRDALVEAAAVAFAAHGVDASLEEIARQAGVGIGTLYRHFPTREHLVEVVYRREVESLCAAADELASHHPPDVALEQWMQRFVDYIATKRGLATSLRILLNTNSTLFSDMSGRVTLALRQLIEAAVADGSIRGDVDASDVLHALGGIYSAPDTDDWRDRSRRLVSLLMDGLRFGAAKSAKGGG is encoded by the coding sequence TTGGCTTCGCAGCCGCCCGCAACCCCCAAAGACAAGCCCGACGCGACAGCGGCAAAACCGCTGCGCGCCGACGCCCAGCGTAACCGCGACGCGCTGGTCGAGGCCGCGGCAGTGGCCTTTGCCGCACATGGCGTCGATGCCTCGCTGGAGGAGATCGCGCGCCAGGCCGGCGTCGGCATCGGCACGCTCTACCGGCACTTTCCGACGCGCGAGCATCTGGTCGAGGTGGTCTACCGGCGCGAAGTGGAAAGCCTGTGTGCGGCCGCTGACGAACTCGCCAGTCACCATCCGCCCGACGTCGCGCTCGAACAATGGATGCAGCGCTTCGTCGACTACATCGCCACCAAGCGCGGCCTGGCCACCAGCCTGCGTATCCTACTCAACACCAATTCAACCCTGTTCTCGGACATGTCCGGCCGGGTGACACTTGCCTTGCGACAGCTGATCGAAGCGGCGGTGGCCGACGGCTCGATCCGCGGCGACGTCGACGCCTCCGATGTGCTGCACGCGCTGGGCGGCATCTACTCGGCGCCCGACACCGACGACTGGCGCGACCGCTCGCGCCGCCTGGTATCGCTGCTGATGGACGGTCTGAGGTTTGGGGCGGCGAAGTCCGCGAAGGGTGGCGGGTGA
- a CDS encoding cold-shock protein — MGRRLTRWGFGFSQPDQGGIDVFVHVSAVERAGLRGLDEGQKVSYELVQDKRSGKSSADELRAL; from the coding sequence CTGGGCCGCAGGTTGACGAGATGGGGATTTGGTTTCAGTCAACCTGATCAGGGCGGAATCGATGTATTCGTGCACGTTTCCGCCGTCGAGCGCGCCGGTCTGCGGGGTCTCGATGAGGGCCAGAAGGTCAGCTACGAGCTGGTGCAGGACAAACGATCAGGTAAATCATCGGCCGATGAGCTTCGGGCCCTCTGA
- a CDS encoding FAD binding domain-containing protein, with protein sequence MRDFSYLRANSIDAARQAAALPGAMLLAGGTTLIDLAKCGVTEPETVVDITHLKGLDGITVDDRGATIGALARMSSVADHAEIKSRFPAVSDALWQAASAQLRNMATIGGNLMQRTRCPYFRDPANFPACNKRTPGSGCSAIGGVTRGHAVLGTSEACIATYPGDLATALVAFDATVHLGDRQVAADDFFLLPGTTPEREHAIAPGEMITAISIPASAAARRSTYLKVRDRQSYEFAAASAAVGIEFEADGRTIRDLRVALGGVATKPWRARAVEEALKGKLLEPDTVRRASLLAIEGAVDHGANHYKIELAPRVVARAILKMGETA encoded by the coding sequence ATGAGGGATTTTTCGTATCTGCGCGCCAATTCCATCGATGCGGCACGCCAGGCGGCGGCGCTGCCCGGCGCCATGCTGCTCGCCGGCGGCACGACGCTCATCGATCTCGCCAAATGCGGCGTCACCGAACCCGAAACCGTGGTCGACATCACCCATCTCAAGGGACTGGATGGGATCACGGTCGATGACCGGGGCGCCACGATCGGAGCGTTGGCGAGGATGAGCAGCGTCGCCGACCATGCCGAGATAAAAAGCCGGTTCCCCGCCGTCTCGGATGCGCTGTGGCAGGCGGCCTCGGCGCAGCTCCGCAACATGGCGACCATCGGCGGCAATCTGATGCAGCGCACGCGCTGTCCCTATTTCCGCGATCCGGCGAATTTTCCGGCCTGCAACAAGCGCACGCCCGGCAGCGGCTGCTCGGCGATCGGCGGCGTCACCCGCGGCCATGCCGTGCTCGGCACCAGCGAAGCCTGCATCGCCACCTATCCCGGCGATCTGGCGACGGCGCTGGTCGCCTTCGATGCAACAGTCCATCTCGGCGACCGCCAGGTCGCAGCCGACGACTTTTTTCTCCTGCCGGGTACTACGCCGGAGCGCGAACATGCGATCGCGCCAGGCGAGATGATCACCGCGATCAGCATTCCTGCTTCCGCCGCAGCACGACGTTCGACCTATCTGAAAGTCCGCGACCGGCAATCCTACGAATTCGCCGCCGCGAGTGCCGCCGTCGGCATCGAGTTCGAGGCTGACGGAAGGACTATCCGTGACCTGCGCGTGGCGCTCGGCGGTGTCGCCACCAAGCCGTGGCGCGCTCGCGCCGTGGAAGAGGCGCTGAAAGGCAAGCTGCTGGAGCCCGACACGGTCCGGCGCGCCAGCCTGCTCGCCATCGAGGGCGCCGTCGACCACGGCGCCAACCATTACAAGATCGAACTGGCGCCGCGCGTCGTCGCCCGCGCCATTCTCAAAATGGGAGAGACGGCATGA
- a CDS encoding 2OG-Fe(II) oxygenase — translation MTIHTVPEAAVRSAEARVSKYDWQALAEEMSGYGCAVMEKLLTPEECREIAGLYPDESHFRSHVHMARHGFGKGEYRYFRYPLPELIGGLRTALYPRLAAVANDWNERMGVAQRYPDEHAAFLKQCHEQGQTRPTPLLLQYIAGDFNCLHQDLYGDLAFPLQVAILLSEPDKDFIGGEFVLTEQRPRMQSRAEVVPLRQGDAVAFAVHNRPVQGSKGSYRVNLRHGVSRLRSGMRHTVGIIFHDAK, via the coding sequence ATGACCATACACACGGTTCCAGAAGCAGCGGTCCGATCGGCGGAAGCGCGGGTCTCCAAATATGACTGGCAGGCGCTGGCCGAGGAGATGAGCGGCTATGGCTGCGCCGTGATGGAAAAGCTGCTGACACCGGAAGAATGCCGGGAGATCGCCGGGCTCTATCCCGACGAAAGTCATTTCCGCAGCCACGTCCACATGGCGCGGCATGGCTTCGGCAAGGGCGAGTACCGCTATTTCCGCTATCCCTTGCCCGAACTGATCGGCGGCTTGCGCACCGCGCTCTATCCGCGCCTGGCCGCGGTCGCCAACGACTGGAACGAACGCATGGGCGTCGCCCAGCGCTACCCGGACGAACACGCCGCGTTCCTTAAGCAATGCCACGAGCAGGGCCAGACGCGGCCGACGCCGCTCCTGCTGCAATACATTGCCGGCGACTTCAACTGCCTGCATCAGGATCTCTACGGCGATCTTGCCTTCCCGCTGCAGGTGGCGATCCTGCTGTCCGAACCGGATAAGGATTTCATCGGTGGCGAGTTCGTGCTGACCGAACAGCGTCCGCGCATGCAGAGCCGGGCCGAGGTGGTGCCGCTGCGCCAGGGCGACGCGGTCGCCTTCGCGGTCCACAATCGTCCGGTCCAGGGCAGCAAAGGCAGCTACCGCGTCAATCTCAGGCACGGCGTCAGCCGGCTTCGCTCCGGCATGCGCCACACCGTCGGCATCATCTTCCACGACGCGAAGTAA
- a CDS encoding SulP family inorganic anion transporter codes for MAYATVAGLPVSVGLYTAFVPMIVYALLGTSRVLSVSSTTTLAILAGTQLGLAVPDGDPDKLITATATLTALTGALLIGASVLRLGFVANFISSPVLTGFKAGIGLVIVLDQVPKLLGVHIAKEGFLRDILSVAHHLPNTSLLTLTIAIAAILALLAMERLWPHSPAPLVAVSAGIGLSWFVGLDSVGVAIVGFIPQSLPSITLPTLSLVQQLLPGALGIALMSFTESIAAGRAFAAPAEPLIKADRELLATGAANLAGALFGAMPAGGGTSQTAVVRAVGGQTQKASLVTACAAAATMLLLAPLLSLLPQAVLAAIVIVYSIGLIKPAEFVSIRKVRRMEFRWALAAFLGVLAFGTLQGIVVAIVLSLVGLASQSANPNVYVIGRKRGTDVIRPLSPEHPDDETFEGLLILRPEGRLFFANAQRVADQIQALVVEHKPRVLALDMSRVFDIEYSALQMIMEGERRITEQGMTCWIVALNPSVLEYIRASGFADRLGPERLFSSVRGAIQHYTTSFNQN; via the coding sequence ATGGCCTACGCGACGGTTGCGGGCCTGCCGGTGAGTGTCGGACTTTACACGGCCTTCGTGCCGATGATCGTCTACGCGTTGCTTGGCACATCGCGCGTCCTGAGTGTAAGCTCTACGACCACCCTTGCGATCCTCGCTGGGACACAGCTCGGGCTCGCAGTTCCGGACGGTGATCCGGATAAGCTGATCACGGCAACTGCGACGCTCACCGCGCTGACCGGAGCCCTGCTGATCGGGGCCTCAGTGCTTCGCCTCGGGTTCGTCGCCAATTTCATTTCGTCTCCCGTTCTGACCGGCTTCAAGGCCGGTATCGGTCTTGTGATCGTACTCGATCAGGTGCCGAAGCTGCTCGGCGTGCACATTGCGAAGGAAGGCTTCCTCCGCGACATTCTGAGTGTGGCGCACCATTTACCCAACACGTCGCTGCTCACTCTGACCATCGCCATCGCAGCAATACTGGCGCTGTTGGCGATGGAGCGGCTCTGGCCCCATTCGCCGGCTCCCCTCGTAGCGGTGAGCGCGGGGATTGGGCTCTCATGGTTCGTCGGTTTGGATTCTGTGGGCGTCGCGATTGTGGGGTTCATCCCACAGTCGCTCCCGTCGATCACCCTACCGACTCTCAGCCTCGTCCAGCAACTCTTGCCGGGCGCGCTCGGCATCGCATTGATGAGCTTCACTGAATCGATCGCCGCCGGGCGAGCCTTCGCCGCCCCCGCCGAGCCGCTCATCAAGGCCGACCGCGAGCTTCTTGCAACAGGGGCCGCCAACTTGGCGGGTGCGTTGTTCGGCGCCATGCCGGCGGGCGGTGGTACTTCCCAGACTGCCGTGGTCCGCGCGGTCGGAGGACAAACGCAGAAGGCATCTCTCGTCACGGCCTGTGCCGCGGCGGCCACCATGCTGCTCCTGGCCCCGCTGCTCAGCCTGTTGCCTCAGGCTGTGCTGGCGGCAATCGTGATCGTCTACTCGATCGGACTGATCAAGCCGGCCGAGTTCGTGTCGATCCGCAAGGTACGGCGAATGGAGTTTCGATGGGCGCTGGCGGCCTTCCTTGGCGTACTTGCCTTCGGCACGCTGCAGGGCATCGTCGTGGCGATCGTTCTGTCGCTCGTTGGCTTGGCCAGTCAGTCGGCCAACCCAAATGTCTACGTGATCGGCCGCAAGCGGGGCACCGACGTAATCCGTCCGTTGTCACCCGAGCACCCGGACGATGAGACATTCGAGGGCCTGCTTATCCTCCGGCCGGAGGGACGGCTCTTCTTCGCCAATGCCCAACGGGTCGCGGATCAGATCCAGGCCCTGGTCGTCGAGCACAAGCCGCGCGTCCTCGCGCTCGACATGAGCCGGGTCTTCGACATCGAGTATTCCGCCCTCCAGATGATAATGGAGGGTGAACGCCGCATAACCGAGCAAGGAATGACGTGTTGGATAGTGGCGCTGAACCCCAGCGTACTCGAATACATCCGGGCCTCTGGCTTCGCCGATCGACTAGGACCCGAGCGCCTATTCTCCAGCGTACGGGGAGCCATCCAGCACTATACGACGAGTTTCAATCAAAACTAG
- a CDS encoding NfeD family protein, whose amino-acid sequence MKLARVALIAAAFLAAVAVCSSSATGEANGQERTALRIEIDGAIGPASAMQFEEALAVAVERNAEVFILQMNTPGGLVTSMREIIADILASPVPVIGYVAPAGGHAASAGTYILYATHVAAMAPGTNLGAATPIEMGGPLPSFPGGDDKNNGPEAGKDPKNPPSGDAMIAKATNDAVALIRSLAELRGRNADWGEKAVREAASLSASAALQERVVDFVARDTTELLQLADGRTVEIAGRKEVLATKGLPVETLEPGWLIRLLAVITDPNIAVILMLIGVYGLVFEFTSPGAVAPGVVGTICLLLGLYALNLLPISYAGLALMLLGIIFLVVEVFNPTVVLGLGGVAAFLLGSAMLLRIEGPGFEMSWAVIGTAAVLTLGLALLTGSYLWAARKNLPRVGAQAMQGLPAKVLDWEGNEGHVLARGERWRATADEPLAVGDSVEVADVRGLVLTIRRRNAGSDGAGQ is encoded by the coding sequence GTGAAACTCGCGCGTGTAGCCCTGATTGCCGCGGCTTTTTTAGCCGCTGTGGCTGTTTGTTCTTCTTCCGCAACCGGAGAGGCGAACGGCCAGGAGAGGACTGCGCTGCGCATCGAGATAGACGGCGCCATCGGTCCGGCGAGCGCCATGCAGTTCGAGGAAGCGCTTGCGGTGGCCGTAGAACGGAACGCCGAGGTTTTCATTCTGCAGATGAACACGCCCGGCGGGTTGGTCACCAGCATGCGCGAGATCATCGCCGACATCCTCGCCTCGCCGGTTCCCGTCATCGGCTATGTCGCGCCCGCCGGCGGGCATGCGGCGAGCGCCGGAACCTACATCCTCTACGCAACCCATGTGGCGGCGATGGCGCCCGGCACCAATCTGGGCGCGGCAACGCCGATCGAGATGGGCGGGCCGCTGCCATCCTTTCCCGGCGGCGACGACAAGAACAATGGCCCGGAAGCCGGCAAGGACCCAAAGAACCCACCGTCGGGCGATGCGATGATCGCCAAGGCGACGAACGACGCGGTTGCCCTGATCCGCAGCCTGGCTGAACTGCGCGGGCGCAATGCCGATTGGGGTGAAAAGGCCGTGCGCGAGGCGGCCAGCCTGTCGGCCAGCGCGGCACTGCAGGAACGTGTCGTCGACTTCGTCGCCCGCGACACGACCGAACTGCTTCAGCTGGCCGACGGCCGGACGGTCGAGATCGCCGGCAGGAAAGAGGTGCTGGCGACCAAAGGGCTGCCGGTTGAAACGCTGGAGCCTGGCTGGCTCATCCGGCTTCTCGCCGTCATCACCGACCCGAACATCGCCGTGATCCTGATGCTGATCGGCGTCTATGGCCTCGTCTTCGAGTTCACCAGCCCAGGCGCGGTCGCGCCCGGCGTGGTCGGCACGATCTGCCTGCTGCTCGGGCTCTATGCGCTCAATCTCCTGCCGATCAGCTATGCCGGCCTTGCCTTGATGCTGCTTGGCATCATCTTCCTCGTCGTCGAGGTCTTTAATCCCACAGTGGTGCTTGGGCTGGGAGGCGTGGCTGCGTTTCTGCTGGGCTCTGCCATGCTGCTCAGGATCGAAGGTCCCGGCTTCGAGATGTCGTGGGCCGTCATCGGCACCGCCGCCGTCCTGACGCTCGGCCTGGCGCTGTTGACCGGCAGCTATCTGTGGGCGGCCCGCAAGAACCTTCCGCGTGTTGGCGCACAGGCCATGCAAGGGCTGCCGGCCAAGGTCCTCGACTGGGAGGGCAACGAGGGCCACGTGCTGGCCCGGGGCGAGCGCTGGCGGGCGACGGCCGACGAACCCCTTGCAGTGGGCGACAGCGTCGAGGTGGCCGATGTCAGGGGTCTCGTGCTGACGATACGGCGCCGCAATGCGGGAAGCGACGGAGCAGGGCAATGA
- a CDS encoding (2Fe-2S)-binding protein — MTSKTRIPIQLQINGHRHELEVEPRVTLLDALRDHLGLTGTKKGCDQGQCGACTVHVDGQRVLACLTLAAQAEGRAITSIEGLAEGDGMLHAVQAAFLEQDAFQCGYCTPGQIMSAVACIREGHAGSDDEIREYMAGNLCRCGAYPHIVAAVRQAALEVASSMETAS; from the coding sequence ATGACAAGCAAAACCCGAATTCCCATCCAACTTCAAATCAACGGACATCGCCATGAACTTGAGGTCGAGCCGCGCGTCACGCTGCTCGACGCCTTGCGCGATCATCTCGGCCTGACCGGCACCAAGAAGGGCTGCGACCAGGGCCAGTGCGGCGCCTGCACCGTGCATGTCGACGGCCAGCGCGTGCTGGCCTGCCTGACGCTCGCTGCCCAAGCCGAGGGCAGGGCGATCACATCAATCGAAGGGCTTGCCGAGGGCGACGGCATGCTGCACGCGGTGCAGGCCGCTTTCCTCGAACAGGACGCCTTCCAGTGCGGCTACTGCACGCCGGGACAGATCATGTCGGCTGTCGCCTGCATCCGCGAGGGCCATGCCGGCTCGGATGACGAGATCCGCGAATATATGGCCGGCAATCTCTGCCGCTGCGGCGCCTATCCGCACATTGTCGCCGCCGTGCGCCAGGCGGCACTGGAGGTTGCGTCATCCATGGAGACCGCGTCATGA